From a region of the Malania oleifera isolate guangnan ecotype guangnan chromosome 12, ASM2987363v1, whole genome shotgun sequence genome:
- the LOC131143898 gene encoding zinc finger BED domain-containing protein RICESLEEPER 2-like: MAIERCLLDWGVDNVFTMTVDNASSNDVAIAYIKRKVSNWRKDICGGKFLHMRCIAHIINLVVQDGLKEMGDLVAHARDAVRYVRHSPARLKNFKRCAEVEKVECKKMLCLDVSTRWNSTYLMLDTAQRYEMAFERFRDEDPSFRIELETRDGIPSSFDWEQVRKFVMFLEHFYELTIPVSGSLYVTSNTFFDEISGIDCLLKEWENSDDLELSLMRMKMKDKYIKYWGNIDKMNMLIFVAFVLDPRRKLGFVQYALSTMYEGDKGLLVRKKVQDTTMELFAEYKKLSQSKNEESNRSETSSSTCSTGQGEAAERKFKVLYQKYKTQIGGGDNKSELDRYLGEDCEKDVEGFDILEWWRLNSQRFPVLSHMVRDVLAVPISTVASESAFSTGGRVLDAFRSSLTPKIVQALIYTQDWIRGSHTPIKVEEDIDDLENLEKDLQVK; the protein is encoded by the exons ATGGCCATTGAGAGGTGTTTGCTTGACTGGGGAGTTGATAATGTGTTTACAATGACTGTAGATAATGCAAGTTCAAATGACGTTGCAATTGCCtacataaaaagaaaagtttcaaattggagAAAAGACATTTGTGGAGGCAAATTCTTGCACATGAGGTGCATTGCACatataattaacctagttgtgcaAGATGGTTTGAAAGAAATGGGGGATTTAGTTGCTCATGCTAGAGATGCAGTCAGATATGTTAGGCATTCACCTGCTAGGTTGAAAAATTTCAAGCGTTGCGCAGAAGTAGAAAAAGTAGAATGCAAAAAGATGTTATGCCTAGATGTTAGCACTCGATGGAATTCTACTTATTTGATGCTAGACACAGCTCAAAGATATGAAATGGCTTTTGAAAGGTTTAGGGATGAAGATCCTTCATTTAGAATTGAGCTTGAGACTAGGGATGGCATACCAAGTAGTTTTGATTGGGAACAAGTTAGaaaatttgtgatgtttttgGAACACTTCTATGAACTCACTATACCAGTTTCAGGTTCTTTGTATGTTACAAGTAATACCTTTTTTGATGAAATTAGTGGGATTGATTGTCTTCTAAAAGAGTGGGAAAATAGTGATGACCTGGAGTTGAGTttaatgagaatgaaaatgaagGATAAATACATTAAGTACTGGGGAAACATTGACAAaatgaatatgttgatttttgttgCATTTGTTCTTGACCCTAGACGTAAGTTGGGATTTGTGCAATATGCTCTTTCTACTATGTATGAAGGCGACAAAGGTTTATTGGTAAGGAAAAAGGTACAGGATACAACAATGGAATTGTTTGCTGAGTATAAAAAGTTAtcacaatctaaaaatgaagaatcaaacaGAAGTGAAACTTCAAGCTCGACTTGCTCCACTGGTCAAGGTGAAGCAGCagaacgaaagttcaaagttttaTATCAAAAGTACAAGACTCAAATTGGAGGTGGAGATAATAAATCAGAGTTGGATAGGTATTTGGGGGAGGATTGTGAAAAGGACGTGGAgggttttgatattttggagtggtggAGGTTAAATAGTCAAAGGTTTCCCGTCCTTTCACATATGGTTCGTGATGTTTTAGCAGTACCCATCTCTACAGTTGCTTCAGAGTCTGCTTTTAGCACAGGGGGGCGTGTTCTCGATGCCTTTAGGAGTTCTTTGACTCCTAAAATTGTTCAAGCTCTTATCTATACACAAGATTGGATTCGGGGTTCACATACTCCAATTAAGGTTGAAGAAGACATAGATgaccttgaaaatctagaaaaag ACTTACAGGTGAAATAA